A window of Candidatus Methylomirabilota bacterium contains these coding sequences:
- a CDS encoding aminotransferase class IV, which yields MTLLPRTRTAYFNGRFALETDIVIPYRDRSFNRGDGCFDMTRTFDGRIFRLEEHVERLYRSLRYLSIDIGLEPKEMVAITEQVVERNEPLRAAAGDWWVAQRISRGVDAIGDEGWEHTGPQVIVDCTPLPLRKRAALFRDGIEVAVSSIRRTPPSMLSPRAKTHNYLNLILADREVKTARPEAWSILLDEHGNLCEGVGSNVFVVRGDRVYTPREQYVLPGVSRRTVIDLAGRLGIPCEERDLDVYDAVTADEVFLTSTSLCICGVRSVNGQPIGNGHIPGPITRRLTDAYVALVGTDFVAQYLSRLSS from the coding sequence ACCGCCTACTTCAACGGCCGCTTCGCGCTGGAGACCGACATCGTCATCCCCTATCGCGACCGGAGCTTCAACCGGGGCGACGGGTGCTTCGACATGACGCGCACCTTCGACGGCCGCATCTTCCGCCTCGAGGAGCACGTCGAGCGCCTCTATCGCTCGCTGCGCTACCTGAGCATCGACATCGGGCTCGAGCCCAAGGAGATGGTCGCGATCACCGAGCAGGTGGTCGAGCGCAACGAGCCGCTGCGCGCGGCCGCGGGCGACTGGTGGGTGGCTCAGCGCATCAGCCGCGGGGTCGACGCGATCGGCGACGAGGGCTGGGAGCACACCGGCCCGCAGGTGATCGTGGACTGCACGCCCCTGCCCCTGCGGAAGCGCGCCGCGTTGTTCCGCGACGGCATCGAGGTGGCGGTGTCCTCGATCCGGCGCACGCCGCCCTCGATGCTGAGCCCGCGCGCGAAGACCCACAACTACCTGAACCTCATCCTCGCCGACCGCGAGGTGAAGACGGCGCGGCCCGAGGCGTGGTCGATCCTCCTGGACGAGCACGGCAACCTGTGCGAGGGCGTGGGCAGCAACGTCTTCGTGGTGCGCGGCGACCGCGTGTACACCCCGCGCGAGCAGTACGTGCTGCCCGGGGTGAGCCGGCGCACCGTCATCGACCTGGCCGGGCGCCTCGGCATCCCCTGCGAGGAGCGCGACCTGGACGTCTACGACGCGGTCACCGCCGACGAGGTCTTCCTGACCTCGACCAGCCTCTGCATCTGCGGCGTGCGCTCGGTCAACGGCCAGCCCATCGGCAACGGCCACATCCCCGGGCCGATCACCCGGCGGCTCACCGACGCCTACGTCGCGCTGGTCGGCACCGACTTCGTCGCGCAGTACCTGTCGCGCCTGTCGTCATGA
- a CDS encoding MFS transporter, with product MSIFYGWVIVGVGIVVTCIGMGAMLSLSVFLQPMSEAMGWSRTGISTAALLNWLSMGVGAFLWGALSDQYGTRVVLLLGGGLLGIGMVTASQATSLLQFQILFGVLVGLASGSFYTPLTATTSRWFVRHRSLAVALVSAGIGLGSSTVAPLARWIITHYDWRLAMLVIGNIAWLVIIPAALLVREPSASGPGAAAAASGAGEREMTVGQAIRTPQFAAIALTYFACCAAHSGPIFHMITHAIDRGVTAMAAVTVLSVAGLASLGGRVVCGLIADRVGAKQTLVVGLAIQALAISFYIGTRDLVSFYALSVVFGFAYGGVMPLYAILVREYFGARIMGTTFGAVALVSTLGMALGPVTGGWLYDSFGSYFWLFIASCAIGIGAVVIAFTFRPPTAAPAVLSSPSAARL from the coding sequence ATGAGCATCTTCTACGGCTGGGTCATCGTGGGCGTGGGCATCGTGGTGACCTGCATCGGCATGGGCGCGATGCTGTCGCTGAGCGTCTTTCTCCAGCCGATGTCCGAGGCGATGGGCTGGTCGCGGACCGGCATCTCGACCGCCGCGCTCCTCAACTGGCTCAGCATGGGCGTGGGCGCGTTCCTCTGGGGCGCGCTATCCGACCAGTACGGCACGCGCGTCGTCCTGCTGCTGGGCGGCGGGCTCCTGGGCATCGGCATGGTCACCGCCAGCCAGGCCACGAGCCTGCTGCAGTTCCAGATCCTGTTCGGCGTGCTGGTGGGGCTGGCGTCGGGCAGCTTCTACACCCCGCTGACCGCCACCACGAGCCGATGGTTCGTCCGGCACCGCAGTCTCGCCGTGGCCCTGGTCTCGGCGGGCATCGGGCTCGGCTCCTCGACGGTCGCGCCCCTGGCGCGGTGGATCATCACGCACTACGACTGGCGCCTGGCCATGTTGGTGATCGGCAACATCGCGTGGCTGGTCATCATCCCGGCCGCGCTGCTCGTGCGCGAGCCGAGCGCCTCGGGACCGGGCGCGGCCGCGGCGGCCTCGGGCGCGGGCGAGCGTGAGATGACGGTGGGGCAGGCGATCCGCACCCCGCAGTTCGCGGCCATCGCGCTCACCTACTTCGCGTGCTGCGCCGCGCACTCCGGGCCGATCTTCCACATGATCACGCACGCGATCGACCGCGGTGTGACCGCGATGGCGGCGGTGACGGTGCTGAGCGTGGCCGGCCTCGCCTCGCTCGGCGGCAGAGTCGTCTGCGGGCTGATCGCCGATCGCGTCGGGGCGAAGCAGACCCTGGTGGTCGGGCTGGCGATCCAGGCGCTCGCGATCAGCTTCTACATCGGCACGCGCGATCTCGTGAGCTTCTACGCGCTCAGCGTGGTGTTCGGCTTCGCCTACGGCGGGGTGATGCCGCTCTACGCGATCCTCGTGCGCGAGTACTTCGGCGCGCGCATCATGGGCACCACCTTCGGCGCGGTGGCCCTGGTCTCCACGCTCGGCATGGCGCTGGGACCGGTGACCGGCGGGTGGCTGTACGACTCCTTCGGCAGCTACTTCTGGCTCTTCATCGCCTCGTGCGCGATCGGGATCGGCGCGGTGGTGATCGCGTTCACCTTCCGTCCGCCGACCGCGGCGCCCGCCGTCCTGTCCAGCCCGAGCGCGGCGCGCCTGTAG
- a CDS encoding amidase, whose product MTTIDPVWAGVAELSQAFGARTLSPVDVVDALLARIRRHDPALHAFIAVYADEARLAAEGADRAIRAGQRVGPLHGVPIALKDLVDLDGRVTTGGSKVWARRVSTVTATLAERAIAAGMIVIGKTHTVEFAMGSWGTNTHMGTPRNPWDPTVHRTPGGSSSGSAVAVSAGLAPIAIGTDTGGSVRLPAGWCGIVGLKVTAGRISTYGVLPLSFTLDTPGPMARSVEDAAILFRLLNGPDPRDAQTLAWAAADPMPTLRRGVAGLRLAVMPDVERKGVDDDMLAAYDASIETLAKQGAQIVRCTLPHRFSDYATATGRIIGAEGYRFVGHLVDDESLPVDPHVRPRIQIGRGISARDYLLALAEREEHRRAVEAALADVDALLTPTALTPAIPIEQADQAGTAAHFTRPVNYLGLCGLAVPNGFTPAGLPTSLQIVAHAGAEATALRIGQAYEDATDWTSRRPPEPPAA is encoded by the coding sequence ATGACGACGATCGATCCGGTATGGGCCGGTGTGGCGGAGCTCTCGCAGGCCTTCGGGGCGCGGACCCTCTCGCCGGTGGACGTGGTGGACGCGCTGCTCGCGCGCATCCGCCGGCACGACCCGGCGCTGCACGCGTTCATCGCGGTCTACGCCGACGAGGCGCGGCTGGCCGCCGAGGGCGCCGACCGGGCGATCCGGGCCGGCCAGCGCGTGGGGCCGCTGCACGGCGTGCCCATCGCGCTCAAGGACCTGGTGGACCTCGACGGGCGCGTCACCACCGGCGGCTCCAAGGTCTGGGCCCGGCGCGTGTCCACGGTCACCGCGACGCTGGCCGAGCGCGCCATCGCCGCGGGCATGATCGTCATCGGCAAGACCCACACCGTCGAGTTCGCGATGGGCAGCTGGGGCACCAACACCCACATGGGCACTCCGCGCAATCCGTGGGACCCGACGGTCCACCGGACGCCGGGCGGCTCGTCGAGCGGCTCGGCGGTGGCGGTCTCGGCCGGACTCGCGCCGATCGCCATCGGCACCGACACCGGCGGCTCGGTGCGCCTGCCCGCGGGCTGGTGCGGCATCGTGGGGCTCAAGGTGACGGCGGGACGGATCAGCACGTACGGCGTGCTGCCCCTGTCCTTCACGCTCGACACGCCGGGGCCGATGGCCCGCTCCGTCGAGGACGCGGCGATCCTCTTCCGCCTGCTGAACGGGCCGGACCCGCGCGATGCGCAGACGCTCGCGTGGGCCGCCGCCGATCCGATGCCGACACTGCGCCGGGGCGTCGCGGGCCTGCGCCTCGCGGTGATGCCCGACGTCGAGCGCAAGGGCGTCGACGACGACATGCTCGCCGCCTACGACGCCTCGATCGAGACGCTGGCCAAGCAGGGCGCCCAGATCGTGCGCTGCACCCTGCCCCACCGGTTCAGCGACTACGCGACCGCGACGGGGCGGATCATCGGCGCCGAAGGCTATCGCTTCGTGGGCCATCTGGTCGACGACGAGAGCCTGCCGGTGGATCCGCACGTGCGGCCGCGGATCCAGATCGGCCGCGGGATCTCCGCGCGCGACTACCTGCTGGCCCTGGCCGAGCGCGAGGAGCATCGCCGCGCGGTGGAGGCCGCGCTCGCCGACGTGGACGCGCTGCTCACCCCGACCGCGCTGACCCCCGCGATCCCGATCGAGCAGGCCGATCAGGCCGGCACCGCGGCGCACTTCACGCGGCCGGTGAACTACCTCGGCCTGTGCGGCCTCGCGGTGCCGAACGGCTTCACCCCGGCCGGCCTGCCCACATCGCTGCAGATCGTCGCCCACGCCGGGGCGGAGGCCACCGCGCTCCGCATCGGGCAGGCCTACGAGGACGCGACCGACTGGACGAGCCGCCGGCCGCCGGAGCCGCCGGCCGCCTGA
- a CDS encoding alpha/beta hydrolase produces the protein MTLPVRFDMTGPYEVDQDDIVFARPSGTDLLARVYRPRGEAAAPLGAVVYVHGGAWARLDRTADPILCGALAAAGLVVVALDFRQAPDHRYPAAGADVAAGVRYTRAHAARLGVDAARIGLLGSSSGGLLSLLHGVKPAAPEHAGTPIVRPDGGLDAGAGDAAVAFVVALYPVADPLARYRYARSREHEPPPPSGFDARRLIASHRAFFTDEAAMAAVSVTRIVQAGEATARPPVWIAQPDQDDNVPAAITEAFVHAYRQAGGHVELEHFPDARHGFVQQAGPDTDKCIAQVKDFIGRQCFQRGPSA, from the coding sequence ATGACCCTGCCCGTTCGCTTCGACATGACCGGTCCCTACGAGGTCGATCAGGACGACATCGTGTTCGCCCGGCCGAGCGGGACGGACCTGCTGGCCCGCGTGTACCGCCCGCGCGGCGAGGCGGCCGCACCGCTCGGCGCGGTGGTCTACGTGCACGGCGGGGCGTGGGCCCGGCTCGATCGCACCGCGGACCCCATTCTGTGCGGGGCGCTGGCCGCCGCGGGCCTCGTCGTCGTCGCGCTGGACTTCCGCCAGGCGCCGGATCACCGCTATCCGGCGGCCGGCGCCGACGTGGCGGCCGGCGTCCGCTACACCCGCGCGCACGCGGCCCGCCTCGGCGTGGACGCCGCGCGCATCGGACTGCTCGGCAGCTCGAGCGGCGGGCTGCTATCGCTCCTGCACGGCGTGAAGCCGGCCGCGCCCGAGCACGCCGGCACGCCCATCGTGCGGCCCGACGGCGGCCTCGACGCCGGCGCGGGCGACGCCGCGGTGGCGTTCGTGGTCGCCCTCTACCCGGTGGCCGACCCGCTGGCCCGGTATCGCTACGCGCGCTCCCGCGAGCACGAGCCGCCCCCGCCCTCGGGCTTCGACGCCAGGCGGCTGATCGCCTCGCACCGCGCCTTCTTCACGGACGAGGCGGCGATGGCGGCAGTCAGCGTCACCCGCATCGTGCAGGCCGGCGAGGCCACCGCGCGGCCGCCGGTCTGGATCGCCCAGCCGGATCAGGACGACAACGTGCCGGCGGCCATCACCGAGGCCTTCGTGCACGCCTACCGGCAGGCGGGCGGCCACGTCGAGCTCGAGCATTTCCCGGACGCCCGCCACGGCTTCGTGCAGCAGGCGGGGCCGGACACCGACAAGTGCATCGCGCAGGTGAAGGACTTCATCGGACGCCAGTGCTTCCAGAGAGGACCCTCGGCATGA
- a CDS encoding glycosyltransferase family 4 protein, with translation MADRGSMPGAPREVKLGYLHVGAVEHGICRYGRLLAAEARRQPNVRVLERSIVLTDRPARNARIVRDAAEALSAADLIHIQISTAGDATWGRDLRAVVNLSLFRRFSGKPLAATLHDATTVAALGIDGVGPLVRRVTVETLKGPMRPMVRLARQVAARRIDLGRLWRPIWDFRHVSPYVVARWAARRAHGLFVLTRKERDALTALRRDGRLVLIPHFVEQAPAPVSPMIRPGRTRTVALAGFIFASKGHHLLIDAMPFMPDVKVVFVGGAGFGRSGPGQYRALLEQAQRRGVRGRLEVTGYLDDAAYGAALRQADLAVCPFEDNKAASGSLSSLIALDCPILASDTPLIAEYNALSAGAIATFSPFTPRALAARIRELLDTPREQLTRGLGELRERLSIARIAAQHIETYRRLLDDRSDPGASPGVARRMEPA, from the coding sequence ATGGCCGACCGCGGCTCCATGCCTGGCGCTCCCCGAGAGGTCAAGCTCGGCTACCTCCACGTCGGCGCCGTCGAGCACGGCATCTGCCGCTACGGCCGCCTGCTGGCCGCCGAGGCGCGACGCCAGCCGAACGTCCGGGTGCTGGAGCGAAGCATCGTGCTCACCGATCGGCCCGCGAGAAACGCGCGAATCGTGCGCGACGCGGCCGAGGCGCTCTCCGCGGCAGACCTCATCCACATCCAGATCAGCACCGCGGGAGACGCCACGTGGGGACGCGACCTCCGCGCCGTCGTGAACCTGTCGCTCTTCCGGCGCTTTTCCGGCAAGCCGCTGGCGGCGACCCTGCACGACGCCACGACCGTCGCCGCACTCGGGATCGACGGGGTGGGTCCGCTGGTGCGGCGCGTGACCGTCGAGACGCTCAAGGGCCCGATGCGGCCGATGGTGCGCCTGGCCCGGCAGGTGGCGGCTCGCCGCATCGATCTCGGTCGGCTGTGGCGGCCGATCTGGGACTTCCGCCACGTCAGCCCGTACGTGGTCGCGCGTTGGGCGGCCCGGCGGGCCCACGGCCTGTTCGTGCTGACCCGCAAGGAGCGCGACGCCCTGACCGCGTTGCGGCGCGATGGCCGGCTCGTGCTGATTCCGCACTTCGTGGAGCAGGCGCCGGCGCCGGTGTCACCGATGATCCGCCCAGGCCGGACGCGGACGGTGGCGCTCGCCGGCTTCATCTTCGCGAGCAAGGGGCACCACCTGCTCATCGACGCCATGCCGTTCATGCCGGACGTGAAGGTCGTGTTCGTGGGCGGCGCCGGGTTCGGGCGATCCGGGCCGGGCCAGTATCGGGCGCTGCTCGAGCAGGCCCAGCGGCGCGGCGTGCGCGGCCGGCTCGAGGTGACCGGCTACCTGGACGATGCCGCCTACGGCGCGGCGCTGCGACAGGCCGATCTTGCGGTGTGCCCGTTCGAGGACAACAAGGCGGCCTCCGGATCGCTGTCATCGCTGATCGCGCTGGACTGCCCGATCCTGGCCTCGGACACGCCCCTCATCGCCGAGTACAACGCGCTCTCGGCGGGCGCGATCGCGACCTTCTCGCCGTTCACCCCGCGGGCGTTGGCCGCGCGTATCCGCGAACTGCTCGACACGCCGCGCGAGCAGCTGACCCGGGGGCTCGGCGAGCTGCGGGAGCGGCTGTCCATCGCTCGCATCGCGGCCCAGCACATCGAGACCTATCGCCGGCTGCTGGACGACCGCTCGGATCCGGGCGCATCGCCGGGAGTCGCCCGCCGTATGGAGCCCGCCTGA